One part of the Terriglobales bacterium genome encodes these proteins:
- a CDS encoding ABC transporter permease, with translation METVFQDIRYAVRQLAKYPGFSAVAILTLALGVGANTAVFSVIHALLLRPLPYPDADQLVRIYDANRESGELHGVFSPQDVDDLKQSQTVFESFASFAFFPGNSGGTLLDVGEPHYLSTAYVSGDFFSTLQMSAELGRTLQPSDDVKGQNAQLVLSYGLWERQFGKDPNIVGRKVTADRITSNRMTYTIVGVMPPSFDYPSPQVEAWAPISLETDDMVPHRRGIRWMNVIGRLKPGVTVQQAHNETSLKLKQLETAYPVTNSGWGSSTVVSLRDSIVGSVRPALLILFGAVALVLLIACANIANLLLARGTSRTREIAVRSAFGAERVRLVRQLLTESLLLALLGSAAGLLLGYGMLQVLVAMSAGTIPHANQVSINPVVIAFAVAAALIIWPIFGLMPAWRSSSVNIVDALKEGARGSSSGRQHKGMRELLVIGETALAAMLLVASGLLLNSLYHLVNVDPGFNSDRVLRVHLTVPTGLSRKDRADIQYRNNMLDRVAEVPGVVAVGGSKTVPLNGGGEPYEFDLAPFKDRGSIRPGAGVFIVTPGYFEALQVPIRAGRAFSRQDETRQDCQLMVNESLQKKVWGSESALDKILYLGTTPCQVIGVAADVHNEGLANQARDTVYVPERISPRSSLNLFIRTNEDPLTLIPTIRQAIWSVDKEQAVSDIATMQQLMQDNIAQPRFFTVLLSVFGALAVLLAAIGAYGVISYSVRERTQEFGIRIALGADRAEVLGLVIRQAMALVAIGLGIGLVAALASTRALSSLLFGVKPLDVPTFAAAAIVLMLVALLAAYLPARSAMKVDPLVALRYE, from the coding sequence ATGGAAACGGTCTTCCAAGACATCCGCTACGCCGTTCGCCAGCTTGCCAAGTACCCAGGCTTCAGCGCCGTTGCAATCCTGACACTCGCTCTCGGCGTTGGCGCTAACACCGCCGTCTTCAGCGTGATTCATGCGCTGCTTCTGCGCCCGCTGCCATACCCCGATGCTGACCAGCTTGTGCGCATCTACGACGCCAACCGCGAGAGCGGTGAGCTTCACGGCGTTTTCTCTCCGCAGGATGTCGATGATCTGAAGCAATCGCAAACTGTCTTTGAGAGCTTTGCTTCGTTTGCGTTCTTTCCCGGCAACTCCGGCGGAACGTTACTCGATGTAGGAGAACCGCACTATCTCTCCACTGCTTACGTCTCCGGTGACTTCTTCTCAACTCTGCAGATGAGTGCCGAATTGGGACGCACACTGCAGCCGAGCGACGATGTAAAAGGCCAAAACGCCCAACTCGTGCTGTCTTATGGGCTGTGGGAGCGCCAGTTCGGGAAAGATCCGAACATCGTCGGCAGAAAAGTCACGGCTGACCGGATCACGTCGAACCGCATGACCTACACGATTGTCGGCGTAATGCCGCCATCGTTCGACTATCCGTCGCCGCAAGTCGAAGCCTGGGCTCCAATTTCGCTCGAAACCGACGATATGGTCCCACACCGCCGCGGCATTCGCTGGATGAACGTCATTGGCAGGCTGAAGCCGGGCGTCACAGTTCAGCAAGCCCACAATGAAACTTCGCTGAAGCTGAAGCAGCTTGAAACGGCTTACCCGGTCACGAACAGCGGGTGGGGATCGTCGACGGTAGTCTCTCTGCGCGATTCGATCGTAGGCAGCGTCCGCCCGGCTCTGCTCATTCTGTTCGGAGCCGTCGCGCTGGTTCTGCTGATCGCTTGCGCCAACATCGCGAATCTCCTCCTGGCGCGCGGCACGTCACGCACCCGCGAGATCGCCGTGCGCAGTGCCTTCGGCGCTGAGCGTGTACGACTCGTGCGCCAGTTGCTGACCGAAAGCCTGCTCCTCGCTCTCCTCGGCAGCGCCGCCGGATTGCTTCTGGGATACGGAATGCTGCAGGTGCTCGTGGCCATGAGCGCGGGCACGATTCCGCACGCGAATCAAGTCAGCATCAATCCGGTGGTCATTGCCTTTGCAGTTGCTGCGGCATTGATCATCTGGCCGATCTTCGGACTGATGCCGGCATGGCGTTCATCTTCGGTGAACATCGTCGACGCCCTGAAAGAAGGCGCTCGGGGTTCGAGCTCCGGACGCCAGCACAAAGGCATGCGCGAGCTGCTCGTGATAGGCGAGACCGCTTTGGCAGCCATGCTGCTGGTCGCCTCCGGCCTTTTGCTGAACAGCCTCTATCACCTGGTCAACGTCGATCCCGGATTCAACTCTGATCGGGTGTTGCGAGTTCATCTCACAGTTCCCACGGGACTCTCGCGGAAGGATCGAGCCGACATTCAATACCGCAACAACATGCTCGATCGAGTCGCCGAAGTTCCCGGGGTAGTTGCCGTGGGCGGCAGCAAGACTGTTCCGCTAAACGGTGGAGGCGAGCCATATGAGTTCGATCTCGCGCCATTCAAGGATCGCGGATCGATTCGTCCTGGCGCGGGCGTGTTCATTGTCACGCCCGGATATTTCGAGGCGCTGCAGGTTCCGATTCGCGCCGGACGGGCATTTTCCAGGCAAGACGAAACCCGCCAGGACTGCCAGTTGATGGTGAATGAGAGTCTGCAGAAGAAAGTCTGGGGATCGGAGAGCGCGCTCGACAAGATTTTGTACCTCGGCACCACGCCATGCCAGGTGATCGGAGTAGCCGCCGACGTGCACAACGAAGGTCTCGCCAATCAGGCGCGCGACACTGTCTACGTCCCCGAACGCATCTCGCCGCGCAGCAGCCTGAACCTGTTTATTCGCACCAATGAAGACCCGCTAACGCTGATTCCGACGATCCGCCAGGCGATCTGGTCCGTCGATAAAGAGCAAGCCGTATCCGACATCGCGACGATGCAGCAGTTGATGCAAGACAACATCGCGCAGCCGCGCTTCTTCACTGTGCTGCTCAGCGTCTTCGGCGCACTCGCAGTCCTGCTCGCTGCGATCGGCGCGTACGGAGTGATCTCATACTCCGTTCGCGAGCGCACACAGGAATTCGGAATCCGCATTGCGCTAGGTGCAGATCGGGCAGAAGTTCTCGGGTTGGTGATTCGCCAGGCAATGGCGCTGGTGGCAATTGGACTCGGTATCGGGCTTGTAGCAGCGCTCGCCAGCACACGAGCACTGAGCAGCCTGCTGTTCGGTGTGAAGCCGCTCGACGTGCCCACGTTCGCCGCAGCAGCGATCGTGCTCATGCTCGTTGCGCTGCTAGCTGCGTATCTGCCGGCCCGAAGCGCGATGAAGGTCGATCCGCTGGTTGCGCTGAGGTA
- a CDS encoding ABC transporter ATP-binding protein, which produces MATPNGRPLITLENVTKIFYTDEVETHALSGIHLEIREGEYVSMAGPSGCGKSTLLSIIGLLDTPTDGTYILNSKPVQSLDFADRARIRNQEIGFIFQSFNLIGDLTVYENVELPLTYRKMGGAERKERVHGALEKVGMSHRMRHYPSQLSGGQQQRVAVARALAGKPSILLADEPTGNLDSRNGEAVMELLQQLHREGATICMVTHDERFARHAERTIHLFDGKVVEESVTAV; this is translated from the coding sequence ATGGCAACACCGAACGGCCGTCCGCTGATCACGCTGGAGAACGTCACCAAGATCTTCTACACCGACGAAGTTGAAACCCACGCGCTCTCTGGCATTCACCTCGAGATCCGCGAAGGCGAGTATGTCTCGATGGCCGGCCCTTCGGGCTGCGGCAAGTCGACGCTGCTGTCGATTATCGGCCTCCTCGACACGCCGACTGACGGCACCTACATCCTGAACAGCAAGCCGGTGCAGAGCCTCGACTTCGCCGACCGCGCGCGCATCCGCAATCAGGAGATTGGCTTCATCTTCCAAAGCTTCAACCTGATCGGCGATCTCACCGTCTATGAGAACGTCGAGCTGCCGCTCACCTATCGCAAGATGGGCGGCGCCGAGCGCAAGGAGCGCGTCCACGGTGCTCTCGAAAAGGTCGGGATGTCGCACCGCATGCGCCACTATCCTTCACAGCTCTCCGGCGGTCAGCAACAGCGTGTCGCTGTAGCTCGCGCGTTGGCAGGTAAGCCGTCGATCCTGCTGGCGGACGAGCCAACCGGAAACCTCGATTCCCGAAATGGTGAAGCGGTGATGGAACTTCTGCAACAGCTGCACCGCGAAGGCGCAACCATCTGCATGGTGACGCACGATGAGCGCTTCGCCCGCCACGCCGAGCGCACGATTCACCTCTTCGACGGCAAGGTAGTCGAAGAAAGCGTCACTGCGGTCTAA
- a CDS encoding HlyD family efflux transporter periplasmic adaptor subunit: MDIQRSASVAAAKRKRRIILSALAIIFIAGVTLGLSRLKPAAPTVERSTIWTDTVKRGPMIRQVRGLGTLVPVDIRSISALTDATVERRRILPGTQVKADTIIMDLSDPVTEQAAKDAELQLKAAEADYKNLEVKVQSDLMTQRSNAATVSADYSDAKTKARIDSQLAKLGVISGQALESSEGHAQELATRNQIEEERVAINTKSVASQLAVQQAKIDELRALYELKKKQLDALHVRAGIDGVLTEVPVVEGQRVTAGTNIAKVVDPTHLKAELKIAETQSKDITFGQPASIDTHNGLIDGTVMRIDPAVINGTVTVDVKLDGHAPGERPDLSVDGTIDLDRLANVEYVGRPAFGQENSTVSMFKLDPDGKGATRVTVKLGRSSVNAVEILGGLNEGDQVILSDMSRWDNVDRIRLE; encoded by the coding sequence ATGGATATACAGAGATCAGCGAGTGTAGCGGCCGCGAAGCGCAAGCGCCGCATCATTCTTTCAGCATTAGCCATCATTTTTATCGCCGGCGTCACGTTAGGCTTGTCCCGGCTGAAGCCTGCCGCGCCCACCGTCGAGCGCTCCACCATCTGGACTGACACTGTCAAGCGCGGCCCCATGATCCGCCAAGTCCGCGGCCTCGGCACCCTGGTTCCCGTCGATATTCGCTCTATTTCGGCCCTCACGGACGCCACCGTCGAGCGTCGGCGCATTCTCCCTGGCACCCAGGTAAAAGCCGATACCATCATCATGGACCTGAGCGATCCGGTGACGGAACAGGCAGCTAAGGACGCCGAACTCCAGCTTAAAGCCGCCGAAGCCGACTACAAGAACCTGGAAGTAAAGGTCCAAAGCGACCTAATGACTCAGCGCTCCAATGCCGCGACCGTGAGTGCTGATTACAGCGATGCCAAAACTAAAGCGCGAATCGACTCTCAACTGGCCAAGTTAGGCGTGATTTCCGGTCAGGCACTGGAGAGTTCCGAAGGCCATGCCCAGGAGCTGGCTACAAGAAATCAAATTGAAGAAGAAAGAGTTGCTATCAATACCAAGTCTGTCGCGTCTCAATTGGCAGTGCAACAGGCGAAGATCGACGAACTGAGAGCCCTTTACGAGCTGAAGAAGAAGCAGCTCGACGCGCTGCATGTCCGCGCCGGTATCGATGGCGTGCTCACGGAAGTTCCCGTAGTTGAAGGACAGCGCGTCACCGCAGGCACGAACATTGCGAAAGTAGTCGATCCTACCCATTTGAAAGCGGAATTGAAGATCGCTGAGACGCAATCGAAGGACATCACCTTCGGCCAGCCCGCATCGATCGATACGCACAACGGACTGATTGACGGTACGGTCATGCGCATCGACCCGGCGGTGATCAACGGAACGGTTACAGTCGACGTAAAACTCGACGGCCACGCACCGGGCGAGCGTCCCGACCTGAGCGTCGATGGGACCATCGATCTCGATCGCCTCGCGAATGTCGAGTACGTAGGACGTCCGGCCTTCGGCCAGGAAAACAGCACCGTAAGCATGTTCAAGCTCGATCCTGACGGCAAAGGCGCAACGCGCGTGACCGTGAAGTTAGGACGCAGCTCAGTAAATGCAGTAGAAATTCTCGGCGGACTGAACGAGGGCGATCAGGTAATCCTCTCCGACATGTCGCGCTGGGACAACGTAGATCGAATCAGGTTGGAGTAG